The proteins below are encoded in one region of Methanosarcina barkeri 3:
- a CDS encoding sulfurtransferase TusA family protein — translation MAEMEIDVRGQTCPVPLVECRKALKKASPGDLVIVKGTHPASRKEIPMACEAMGLTVLEIEDKEGGKEWEIKIRR, via the coding sequence ATGGCAGAAATGGAAATTGATGTTAGAGGGCAGACCTGCCCTGTTCCTCTGGTAGAATGCAGAAAAGCCTTAAAGAAAGCCTCTCCAGGGGATCTTGTTATTGTGAAGGGAACACATCCGGCATCAAGAAAAGAGATTCCTATGGCCTGCGAAGCAATGGGTCTCACAGTACTGGAAATTGAAGATAAAGAAGGAGGTAAAGAGTGGGAGATTAAGATCCGGAGATAA
- a CDS encoding DUF5518 domain-containing protein, whose translation MKIIARVLSGALIGMVCTFVFYFIPLVNSIAPFLGGLLGGYYADGGSGEGLKTGVLMTVFMIIPGFLLGGILGSILRDAPVLGGLIAASAFIVTIVIVAHTAVIGIIGSVIGAVLAERGKF comes from the coding sequence GTGAAGATAATAGCAAGAGTTTTAAGTGGAGCACTCATAGGTATGGTCTGTACTTTTGTCTTTTATTTCATTCCATTAGTAAACTCCATAGCTCCTTTTCTGGGAGGTCTTTTAGGAGGTTATTACGCAGACGGAGGTTCTGGAGAAGGGCTTAAGACCGGAGTTCTGATGACCGTTTTCATGATTATTCCGGGTTTTCTTCTTGGAGGAATTCTTGGATCGATACTCAGAGACGCCCCTGTACTTGGAGGACTTATAGCTGCCTCCGCATTTATAGTTACCATTGTCATCGTAGCTCATACCGCTGTGATAGGCATAATTGGTTCGGTAATTGGGGCTGTTCTGGCTGAAAGAGGAAAATTTTGA
- a CDS encoding phosphate uptake regulator PhoU yields MTKDKRKVQFTGNSTYIVSLPIKWVRDIGLEAGDTLTLTPMPNKTLLVSSSAVSKEHSALNATIDYVHSDSAENNLRILISHYLVGYDIIRLTTKKGFSAYDRKFIKDSVRQKLIGLELIEESRNELVFQCLLNYNDLPLTRVIRNMYGLVLSMLEDSMTALRDHNVEIAEDVIQRDDDVDRFYLLAVRQLKASIEDIELSEKIGIRHPRECLGYRLITKSIERVGDHAVKIAKSVLKMDLGVTADDPIFKMAELSCKVFESSIDSMTEEDLQAINKIVVEAKKVSQFGVSLEPQNCEGSGNIELSMILESLRRVSEYSADIAEVAINMNIKRV; encoded by the coding sequence ATCACCAAGGATAAAAGAAAAGTTCAGTTTACCGGAAACTCTACCTATATTGTGTCCCTCCCTATAAAATGGGTCCGAGATATAGGGCTTGAAGCCGGTGACACCCTTACGCTCACACCTATGCCTAATAAAACTCTGCTTGTCTCTTCCAGTGCGGTTTCAAAGGAACATTCCGCCCTTAATGCAACCATTGACTATGTTCACTCCGACAGTGCAGAAAATAATCTCAGGATTCTTATTTCTCATTATCTTGTAGGCTACGACATTATCAGACTGACTACCAAAAAAGGCTTCAGTGCCTATGACCGTAAGTTTATCAAAGATTCTGTGCGTCAGAAACTGATAGGACTTGAACTTATAGAAGAATCTAGGAACGAACTGGTCTTCCAATGTCTTCTGAACTACAATGACCTTCCCCTTACCCGGGTAATTAGAAATATGTATGGGCTTGTGCTTTCCATGCTTGAAGACTCCATGACTGCTCTCAGGGATCACAATGTAGAGATTGCTGAAGATGTCATTCAGAGAGACGACGATGTGGATCGCTTTTATCTTCTTGCTGTCCGTCAGCTAAAGGCTTCTATTGAAGATATCGAGCTATCTGAAAAGATTGGAATCCGGCACCCTAGAGAATGCCTGGGATACAGACTTATTACGAAAAGTATCGAGCGTGTGGGAGATCATGCTGTAAAGATTGCAAAAAGTGTCCTGAAAATGGACTTGGGAGTCACTGCCGATGATCCTATCTTCAAGATGGCCGAGCTTTCCTGCAAGGTTTTCGAAAGCTCGATAGACTCAATGACCGAAGAAGACCTGCAGGCTATTAATAAAATCGTTGTAGAAGCCAAGAAAGTTTCCCAGTTTGGAGTTTCTCTGGAGCCACAGAACTGCGAAGGTTCGGGTAATATTGAACTCAGTATGATCCTGGAAAGTCTCAGGCGGGTTTCGGAGTACAGTGCTGATATTGCAGAAGTTGCAATTAACATGAATATTAAAAGAGTTTAA
- a CDS encoding energy-coupling factor transporter transmembrane protein EcfT encodes MIGARSIAEPTIKDTVIHRMDPRAKILILISIVFVAVSLDNQKTMFLLFLTVLSGFVLAKMPAIKIKTLVILLVLLIWGTIYSQALFYSQLPRTVIFTIIRPEFPILGWLTGGGLFVYEEGFHHGAVQGLRSASILSLGLLMCWTTDSRDMLNGLVGLRVPYSVAFMVITAVRFLPIIITEVATVITVQRLRGFNPKKFGSGIIKTLLNILTPTLANCVRRTGTLAVSIQSRAFRANPDRTSLKKLEFSNTDKIVVTVCVFTAISVVIMKLIYNMYTSGIYYTSGLRPVYAIAGGYL; translated from the coding sequence ATGATAGGTGCTAGATCAATTGCAGAACCGACAATTAAGGATACAGTTATTCATAGGATGGATCCAAGAGCTAAGATTCTTATTCTGATTTCCATAGTTTTTGTCGCTGTATCCCTGGATAACCAGAAAACAATGTTTTTATTGTTTCTTACTGTACTCTCAGGATTCGTACTTGCAAAAATGCCGGCAATAAAGATCAAGACCCTGGTTATATTGCTCGTACTTTTGATATGGGGAACTATTTATTCACAGGCTCTCTTTTATTCTCAACTCCCGAGAACTGTTATTTTTACCATAATCCGTCCTGAATTCCCGATTCTGGGCTGGTTGACAGGCGGCGGACTGTTCGTATATGAGGAAGGATTTCATCACGGCGCAGTTCAGGGACTTAGATCGGCTTCAATCCTTTCTCTTGGGCTGTTGATGTGCTGGACCACGGACTCGAGAGATATGTTAAATGGCCTTGTCGGACTCAGGGTTCCTTACAGCGTAGCTTTTATGGTAATCACAGCAGTAAGATTCTTACCAATAATAATCACCGAAGTAGCTACCGTGATAACAGTCCAGCGGCTCAGGGGATTTAATCCGAAAAAGTTCGGGTCAGGAATCATAAAAACATTACTCAATATATTGACTCCGACTCTTGCAAACTGTGTACGGAGAACCGGAACCCTTGCAGTCTCGATTCAGAGTCGAGCTTTTCGGGCAAACCCGGACCGGACATCTCTTAAAAAACTGGAGTTCTCGAACACTGATAAGATAGTGGTTACAGTCTGTGTTTTTACAGCCATAAGTGTTGTGATTATGAAGCTTATTTACAATATGTATACAAGCGGGATTTATTATACTTCAGGTTTAAGACCTGTTTATGCAATTGCAGGAGGATACCTGTGA
- a CDS encoding ABC transporter permease, whose product MRAVYYYFERDLVKWLRGRINVISSLMMPAAWLVFVGLALPTKFTDNYLQFITPGILVMTTLFSSLQGGTLMIFDKILGFLNKFLAMPSPRESMLYGKILFISVRGLLQATVILLIATLLGVRILNPVNIVLIYITLFLFSVFFSALSTMIGLYLSDHDSYSAVNSMISMPLFFTSSALMPYDVMPAWLRTLARLNPVSYAIDSTRTLFEGGIPVHGLISLAIGAGIMVLLGTYQFRKAFV is encoded by the coding sequence ATGAGAGCGGTATATTACTATTTTGAGAGGGATCTCGTAAAATGGCTAAGAGGAAGAATAAATGTAATCTCTTCACTTATGATGCCTGCAGCCTGGCTGGTATTTGTTGGACTTGCCCTGCCCACGAAGTTTACTGATAACTATCTTCAATTTATTACTCCTGGTATCCTTGTCATGACGACGCTTTTTTCCTCCCTTCAGGGAGGAACTTTAATGATTTTTGACAAAATACTAGGTTTTTTAAATAAGTTCCTTGCCATGCCCTCTCCACGAGAAAGCATGTTGTACGGAAAAATCCTATTTATCAGCGTAAGAGGCCTGCTGCAGGCAACGGTGATACTCCTTATAGCTACTCTTCTTGGTGTAAGAATATTGAACCCTGTGAATATAGTTCTGATATATATTACATTGTTTTTATTTTCGGTATTTTTTTCTGCTCTCTCAACTATGATAGGACTGTATTTAAGCGACCATGACAGTTATTCGGCTGTCAACAGTATGATCAGCATGCCTTTATTCTTCACCAGCAGTGCACTCATGCCCTATGACGTCATGCCTGCCTGGTTGAGGACTCTGGCCAGGCTTAACCCGGTAAGTTATGCAATAGACAGCACAAGAACTCTGTTTGAAGGAGGAATACCTGTTCATGGGCTCATAAGTCTGGCTATAGGAGCCGGAATTATGGTACTTCTCGGGACATACCAGTTCAGGAAAGCATTTGTGTGA
- a CDS encoding ABC transporter ATP-binding protein produces MIEIKKLSRSFGNLVAVDNLDLDVENEIFGLLGPNGAGKSTTVMMLTTLLKPSSGTAKVCGYDIVKESKKVRSKISYVPQDMAVDRKLTGRENVQLYAKLYGIPNRNSKVDEVIEMMGLSERAGDLVATYSGGMRRRLELAQALVHEPEVLFLDEPTLGLDVSGRKKIWEHIRMLKAEGMTIFMTTHYLEEAEKYCNRVAIIDKGRIAVVGSPENLTSSIGENASLNDVFLENVKTPEEQAGFNSNQFRNLLRRR; encoded by the coding sequence GTGATAGAGATAAAAAAATTATCCCGATCCTTTGGAAACCTGGTAGCTGTGGATAATCTGGATCTTGATGTTGAAAACGAGATCTTTGGCCTTCTTGGCCCCAATGGAGCAGGCAAAAGTACGACAGTTATGATGCTTACAACTCTACTAAAACCCAGCAGCGGTACTGCAAAAGTATGCGGATACGATATAGTAAAAGAGTCAAAAAAAGTAAGGTCAAAGATAAGTTATGTCCCTCAGGATATGGCAGTTGACCGAAAACTTACAGGCAGGGAAAATGTACAGCTTTATGCAAAGCTCTATGGCATCCCTAATAGAAATTCAAAGGTAGATGAAGTGATTGAAATGATGGGGCTTTCAGAGCGTGCCGGCGACCTTGTAGCAACATACTCCGGAGGAATGAGAAGACGCCTTGAACTTGCTCAGGCGCTTGTGCACGAACCTGAAGTTTTGTTTCTGGATGAGCCGACACTTGGACTGGATGTAAGTGGTAGAAAGAAGATATGGGAGCATATCAGGATGCTTAAGGCCGAAGGGATGACCATCTTCATGACTACACATTACCTTGAAGAGGCAGAAAAATACTGCAACAGGGTTGCCATTATTGATAAAGGAAGAATCGCAGTTGTTGGTTCTCCTGAAAACCTGACAAGCTCCATCGGGGAAAATGCCTCCCTTAATGACGTTTTCCTTGAGAACGTTAAAACCCCTGAAGAGCAGGCAGGGTTTAATTCGAACCAGTTTAGAAACCTTCTGAGGCGTAGATAA
- a CDS encoding HIT family protein — protein sequence MTEDCLFCKIIEGKVPSEKVYEDTAVFAFLDVFPASEGHTLVAPKKHFSKFTDMDAESVASLFEATRKITAAIEEAFSAEGSNIGINDGKVAGQEVPHVHVHVIPRRRGDGGRGIKSIVWTEPDTANLKEVAEKIRRSL from the coding sequence ATGACAGAAGACTGCCTTTTTTGTAAAATAATAGAAGGAAAAGTTCCTTCAGAGAAGGTATATGAAGATACTGCCGTTTTTGCATTTCTTGATGTTTTTCCAGCAAGCGAAGGGCATACACTGGTAGCTCCTAAAAAACACTTTAGCAAGTTTACGGATATGGATGCGGAAAGTGTTGCTTCGCTTTTTGAGGCTACAAGGAAGATTACGGCTGCAATCGAGGAGGCATTTTCAGCAGAGGGATCGAACATTGGAATCAATGATGGAAAAGTAGCCGGGCAGGAAGTTCCCCATGTCCATGTCCATGTTATTCCCAGGAGAAGAGGAGACGGTGGGAGAGGAATAAAATCAATAGTATGGACTGAACCTGATACTGCCAATTTGAAAGAAGTTGCGGAAAAGATCAGGAGATCGCTCTGA
- a CDS encoding DsrE/DsrF/DrsH-like family protein — MGEKTVIILHSGDMDKVYSALIIANGALAMGMEASIYFTFWGLMRLKKGELEKGPLSKMNMLGLGRQMIKQRMNKANVASLERLMNDFKELGGKIIACEMTMEIMGLSKEELRTEWIDEWGAVGSYIQEARDANVTLFI, encoded by the coding sequence ATGGGGGAAAAGACTGTCATTATCCTGCATAGCGGAGACATGGATAAGGTATACAGCGCACTTATAATTGCAAACGGAGCTCTTGCAATGGGTATGGAAGCCTCCATATATTTTACTTTCTGGGGGTTAATGCGCTTGAAGAAAGGAGAGCTTGAGAAGGGGCCACTCTCCAAGATGAATATGCTAGGGCTTGGCAGGCAGATGATCAAACAAAGAATGAATAAAGCCAATGTTGCTTCACTTGAAAGGCTGATGAATGATTTCAAGGAACTTGGCGGAAAAATAATCGCCTGCGAGATGACCATGGAAATTATGGGCTTGAGTAAAGAGGAGCTTCGCACAGAGTGGATAGATGAATGGGGAGCTGTAGGTTCGTATATTCAGGAAGCTCGGGACGCAAACGTAACTCTCTTTATTTGA
- a CDS encoding SemiSWEET family sugar transporter, which translates to MIGYIAGALTTVAFAPQLLRALTTRSTKDVSLMMLICSTSGMLLWMIHGILVNDPALITANSISFVLAFLLLGLKIKNDYLGFVLNFGNKYGKSGKNLSLFRK; encoded by the coding sequence ATGATCGGTTATATTGCAGGTGCACTGACAACTGTAGCTTTTGCTCCACAGCTTCTAAGAGCTTTGACTACCAGGTCTACAAAGGATGTATCCCTGATGATGCTAATTTGCTCTACTTCAGGCATGCTTCTCTGGATGATCCACGGTATCCTGGTAAATGATCCAGCCCTGATCACTGCAAACAGTATTTCTTTCGTACTTGCTTTCTTATTGCTAGGGCTCAAGATTAAAAATGACTATTTGGGTTTTGTCCTTAACTTTGGTAATAAGTATGGAAAATCTGGAAAGAACTTGTCTCTTTTTAGAAAATAA